From a single Polynucleobacter asymbioticus QLW-P1DMWA-1 genomic region:
- the mmsB gene encoding 3-hydroxyisobutyrate dehydrogenase: MKIGFIGLGNMGAPMARNLLKAGHELTVFDVVQSNVDALVAHGAGKAKAATTPAAILKEGVEVIVTMLPAAQHVKSVYLGNDGILSGNVDGVILIDSSTIDPMSAREVAKAAAAKKALMLDAPVSGGTGGAEAGTLTFMVGGEEGLYAQMQSLLQAMGKNIVYCGAAGNGQVAKVANNMLLGISMIGTAEAMALGVSLGMDAKVLAGIINTSSGRCWSSDTYNPYPGVLENVPASRGYTGGFGSDLMLKDLGLATEAAKLAKQPVPLGSLAQQVYQTFSLQGNGGLDFSAIIKLFTKK; the protein is encoded by the coding sequence ATGAAAATTGGATTTATTGGTCTAGGTAATATGGGTGCCCCAATGGCACGCAATCTTTTAAAAGCAGGTCATGAGTTAACCGTCTTTGACGTGGTGCAATCAAATGTGGATGCATTGGTTGCTCACGGTGCTGGCAAAGCAAAAGCGGCAACTACACCGGCTGCAATCTTAAAAGAGGGTGTTGAAGTCATTGTTACGATGTTGCCTGCTGCGCAGCACGTGAAATCTGTTTATCTGGGTAATGATGGCATTCTGTCTGGAAATGTAGATGGCGTAATTCTGATTGATTCCTCAACCATTGATCCAATGTCTGCTCGCGAAGTGGCTAAAGCGGCTGCCGCTAAAAAAGCGCTGATGTTAGATGCTCCAGTATCTGGCGGTACTGGTGGTGCTGAAGCAGGAACCCTGACTTTCATGGTGGGTGGAGAAGAAGGCTTGTATGCCCAGATGCAGTCTTTGCTGCAGGCAATGGGAAAAAACATTGTGTATTGCGGGGCAGCTGGTAATGGTCAGGTCGCTAAAGTAGCTAACAATATGTTGTTGGGTATTTCCATGATTGGCACTGCCGAAGCAATGGCTTTAGGTGTGTCATTGGGAATGGATGCCAAAGTGTTGGCTGGCATCATCAATACCTCTAGCGGACGTTGCTGGAGTTCTGATACTTACAATCCCTATCCAGGTGTTTTAGAAAATGTACCTGCATCACGTGGGTATACCGGTGGATTTGGTTCAGATTTGATGTTGAAAGATTTAGGTTTGGCTACGGAAGCGGCTAAATTAGCAAAACAGCCAGTACCGCTTGGTAGCTTAGCTCAACAGGTATATCAAACCTTTAGCTTGCAAGGCAATGGTGGTCTGGATTTTTCTGCAATTATTAAACTCTTTACTAAGAAATAA
- a CDS encoding CoA-acylating methylmalonate-semialdehyde dehydrogenase, with protein MSTNPPQIPLFINGQLVQSNTQEWRDIVNPATQEVLARVPFATADELNAAVASAAKAFTTWKKTSIGARARIFLKYQQLIRENMKELAAILTAEQGKTLADAEGDVFRGLEVVEHAAAIGNLQLGEFANNVAGGVDTYSLLQPIGVCAGITPFNFPAMIPLWMFPMAIVTGNTFVLKPSEQDPMVTMRLVELAAEAGVPPGVLNVIHGGEAVVNGICDHPVIKAVSFVGSTRVGTHVYNRATLSGKRVQCMMGAKNHAIIMPDANKEQTLNNLLGAAFGAAGQRCMAISVAIMVGDAKNWMADLVAKSKTLKVNAGVETGTDVGPLVSQSAYSRVSSLIEKGAAEAKLELDGRTVKVVGYEKGNFVGPTIFSDVKPGMTIYEQEIFGPVLCVSFAKDIDEAIAMINKNPNGNGTAIFTQSGAAARKFQEEIDIGQVGINVPIPVPVPMFSFTGSRASKLGDLGPYGKQVIAFYTQTKTVTARWFDDSSASAGVNTTISLK; from the coding sequence ATGTCCACAAATCCTCCACAAATTCCTCTTTTTATTAACGGTCAACTAGTTCAATCCAACACACAAGAATGGCGCGATATCGTTAATCCAGCGACGCAAGAAGTATTGGCGCGAGTCCCGTTTGCAACTGCTGATGAATTAAATGCAGCTGTTGCAAGTGCTGCTAAGGCATTTACGACTTGGAAAAAAACGTCGATTGGTGCAAGAGCGCGTATCTTTTTAAAGTACCAGCAACTCATTCGTGAAAATATGAAAGAGCTTGCAGCGATTTTGACTGCTGAGCAAGGCAAAACTCTGGCTGATGCTGAAGGTGATGTCTTCCGCGGACTTGAGGTTGTTGAGCATGCTGCTGCAATTGGAAATCTCCAATTGGGTGAATTTGCAAATAACGTGGCTGGCGGTGTGGATACCTATAGTCTCTTACAGCCTATTGGCGTGTGTGCAGGTATTACCCCATTTAATTTCCCGGCAATGATTCCATTGTGGATGTTCCCAATGGCAATTGTGACTGGAAATACTTTTGTTTTGAAGCCATCCGAGCAAGACCCAATGGTTACTATGCGATTAGTTGAGTTGGCTGCTGAAGCTGGCGTACCTCCAGGTGTACTGAACGTGATACATGGTGGAGAAGCAGTAGTTAATGGTATCTGCGATCATCCAGTTATCAAAGCCGTCTCCTTTGTGGGATCAACTCGTGTAGGAACACACGTTTATAACCGCGCTACGCTGAGTGGCAAACGCGTTCAATGCATGATGGGTGCAAAAAATCACGCCATCATCATGCCTGATGCTAACAAGGAGCAAACTTTAAATAATTTATTAGGCGCTGCATTTGGTGCCGCTGGTCAGCGTTGCATGGCTATTTCAGTAGCCATCATGGTGGGTGATGCTAAGAACTGGATGGCAGATTTGGTGGCTAAATCTAAGACACTTAAAGTGAACGCTGGTGTAGAGACTGGCACTGATGTTGGCCCATTGGTTTCTCAAAGTGCCTATAGCCGTGTAAGTAGTTTGATTGAAAAGGGTGCTGCTGAAGCAAAGTTAGAGTTAGACGGAAGGACGGTAAAAGTTGTCGGATACGAAAAAGGCAACTTTGTTGGCCCAACTATCTTCTCTGATGTCAAGCCTGGTATGACCATTTATGAACAGGAAATTTTTGGACCTGTACTATGCGTGAGCTTTGCCAAAGATATTGATGAGGCAATTGCCATGATTAATAAAAACCCGAACGGCAACGGTACTGCAATCTTTACCCAATCTGGGGCTGCAGCGCGTAAGTTTCAGGAAGAAATCGATATTGGCCAAGTGGGTATTAATGTGCCCATTCCAGTGCCAGTCCCCATGTTTTCCTTTACCGGCTCTAGAGCATCTAAACTAGGTGACTTAGGTCCATACGGTAAGCAGGTTATTGCTTTCTATACTCAAACTAAAACGGTTACCGCCCGTTGGTTTGATGATAGTTCTGCTTCCGCTGGAGTAAATACCACTATCAGCTTGAAATAA
- the aceF gene encoding dihydrolipoyllysine-residue acetyltransferase, producing MLIKAFYSQYLASYLAKNTPKLASYLLLLGIGAALAIEILVPDIGDYQNIPVIEVLVQVGDQIEKEQSILTLESDKATMDVPSSHSGIVKEIKVKIGDLLSQGKSVIVLEDGLPSDATSNESEHISQSTIEVINKAKTNELLTIDGSRAESSKEIISSLVSNDPNDESREAWASPSARKFAREFGVDLQKVKGSGIKGRVTKEDIQLLIKSTMSTIGANTERASAGISGMDILPWPKVDFSKFGSIERVARSRIQKVSAANLARNWLMIPAVTYHDDADITDLEKFRSDLNKEGKKDAVKITLLAFLIKAAVAALKKYPTFNASLDGEELILKKYCHIGFAVDTNIGLVVPVIRNADQKGILEIAKETAELAQLARDGKLKPEQMQGASFTISSLGGIGGTYCAPIINAPEVAILAVNKSAIKPVWDGAEFIPRLICPLSMTADHRVIDGALATHFTTYLAQLLADFRKVLL from the coding sequence ATGCTTATAAAAGCGTTTTATAGCCAATATTTAGCATCCTATTTGGCAAAAAATACTCCAAAATTAGCCTCATATTTATTACTATTAGGCATTGGAGCGGCTTTGGCGATTGAGATTCTTGTTCCCGATATAGGGGACTATCAAAACATCCCTGTGATTGAGGTATTGGTACAAGTGGGTGATCAGATTGAGAAAGAGCAATCTATTTTGACCTTGGAGTCCGATAAGGCAACTATGGATGTGCCGTCTTCTCATTCGGGAATCGTGAAAGAAATTAAGGTCAAGATTGGCGATCTACTTTCTCAAGGGAAGTCAGTCATCGTCCTGGAGGATGGCCTACCATCTGATGCTACAAGCAATGAATCTGAGCATATCTCGCAAAGCACTATTGAAGTCATCAATAAAGCAAAGACCAATGAACTCTTGACTATCGATGGGTCTCGAGCAGAGTCCTCTAAAGAAATCATTTCAAGTTTGGTCAGCAATGACCCTAATGATGAAAGTCGAGAAGCATGGGCAAGTCCTTCCGCGAGAAAGTTCGCCCGTGAATTTGGTGTGGATCTACAAAAAGTAAAAGGCAGTGGAATAAAAGGCCGGGTGACGAAAGAAGATATTCAGCTATTGATTAAAAGTACGATGTCCACTATTGGGGCCAATACTGAAAGGGCTTCCGCGGGAATTTCAGGAATGGATATCTTGCCTTGGCCAAAGGTGGACTTCAGCAAATTTGGCTCCATAGAGAGGGTCGCACGCTCGCGGATTCAGAAAGTATCGGCAGCCAATCTTGCTCGCAATTGGCTCATGATTCCAGCGGTAACTTATCACGATGATGCGGATATTACTGATCTGGAGAAATTCCGCAGCGACCTCAATAAAGAGGGTAAAAAAGATGCGGTGAAGATTACCCTGCTGGCTTTCCTAATTAAGGCAGCTGTAGCTGCCTTAAAGAAATACCCTACTTTCAATGCTTCACTTGATGGTGAGGAATTGATCCTTAAAAAATATTGCCATATTGGCTTTGCAGTCGATACCAATATTGGATTGGTGGTACCGGTGATTCGCAATGCGGATCAAAAAGGGATTTTAGAGATTGCTAAAGAAACCGCAGAACTTGCCCAATTAGCGCGTGACGGAAAGCTTAAGCCAGAGCAAATGCAGGGAGCTAGTTTTACGATCTCTTCCTTAGGGGGTATAGGGGGAACTTACTGTGCTCCCATCATTAACGCCCCAGAAGTGGCGATATTAGCCGTCAATAAGTCCGCCATAAAGCCCGTCTGGGATGGTGCCGAGTTTATTCCTCGCTTGATCTGTCCGTTATCCATGACTGCTGATCATCGTGTAATTGATGGCGCTTTAGCTACCCACTTCACTACTT
- a CDS encoding enoyl-CoA hydratase, with the protein MTYENIIVAKHGKVALITLNRPKALNALSPDLTRELGEALDVLEIDPTVAAVVLTGSEKAFAAGADIKVMKDWSYMDVYSANFITATWERIAKFRKPTIAAVAGYALGGGCELAMMCDFIIAADNAKFGQPEITIGTIPGAGGTQRLTRLIGKSKAMEMVLTGRMMDAVEAERAGLVTRIVPADQLISDALKTAEKIASMSMPIAMMAKDAVNRAYEVSLSEGIHFERRLFHSTFATEDQKEGMNAFSEKRPPVFKDK; encoded by the coding sequence ATGACTTACGAAAATATTATCGTTGCTAAACATGGCAAAGTTGCTCTCATCACACTCAATCGCCCAAAGGCATTGAATGCATTGAGCCCCGATCTCACTCGTGAATTGGGGGAGGCCCTTGATGTTCTCGAGATAGATCCAACAGTTGCGGCTGTCGTATTAACTGGTAGTGAAAAAGCATTTGCGGCTGGTGCCGATATTAAGGTCATGAAAGACTGGTCTTACATGGATGTCTATAGTGCTAACTTTATTACTGCTACCTGGGAGCGCATTGCTAAGTTTCGCAAGCCAACCATTGCTGCAGTAGCGGGTTATGCACTGGGTGGTGGTTGCGAGTTAGCGATGATGTGTGATTTTATTATTGCAGCGGATAATGCTAAATTTGGTCAACCTGAAATTACTATTGGTACGATTCCAGGGGCTGGTGGTACACAGCGTTTAACCCGTCTCATTGGTAAATCCAAGGCGATGGAAATGGTGTTGACTGGCCGCATGATGGATGCTGTCGAGGCTGAGAGGGCTGGCTTAGTAACGCGCATTGTTCCTGCTGATCAACTCATATCCGATGCCTTGAAAACTGCAGAGAAGATTGCCTCGATGTCTATGCCCATTGCGATGATGGCGAAGGATGCTGTGAATAGGGCGTATGAAGTTTCATTAAGCGAAGGCATTCATTTCGAACGACGTCTCTTCCACTCGACTTTCGCCACCGAAGATCAAAAAGAAGGTATGAACGCTTTCTCAGAAAAACGTCCACCAGTATTTAAAGATAAATAA
- a CDS encoding enoyl-CoA hydratase/isomerase family protein, with product MSDEILFEKKSGLGLITLNRPKALNALNYSMIKLLHQTLKIWADDSEVLAVLIQGEGEKAFCAGGDIRSIYESITSGGDEHAHFFRDEYALNEYIYTYPKPYIALMNGYVMGGGMGISQGAGFRVATERSKISMPEVVIGYFPDVGASHFLSKCPGSIGEYLALTGVTLDAEDAFYANLVDWILPAEKIGNFIEQLQNLQGDISASSQVVDILHSLGGRNTPINAALAEKHPLIDSIFSLPRVEQVIAKLEQVAPNGPAWLAETTELMKKRSPIAMVGALETIHRGKHLSISECFGMELALSARWIEVGDFVEGIRALIIDKDNSPQWAYTLPELNEQKVQSLFPLLSKY from the coding sequence ATGAGTGATGAAATACTATTTGAGAAAAAGAGTGGTCTTGGCCTGATTACACTGAATCGACCTAAGGCATTAAATGCCTTAAATTATTCAATGATTAAACTTTTGCATCAAACCCTCAAAATATGGGCAGATGACTCTGAGGTTTTAGCGGTATTGATACAAGGTGAAGGCGAGAAGGCTTTTTGTGCTGGGGGCGATATTCGTAGTATTTACGAAAGCATTACTTCTGGAGGTGATGAGCATGCCCACTTCTTTCGTGATGAATATGCGTTAAACGAATACATCTATACCTACCCAAAACCCTATATCGCCTTAATGAATGGCTATGTAATGGGCGGAGGAATGGGTATTTCTCAAGGCGCTGGCTTTAGAGTCGCCACTGAACGCTCTAAGATCTCGATGCCTGAAGTGGTGATCGGCTACTTTCCGGATGTCGGTGCGAGTCACTTTCTCTCCAAATGTCCTGGCAGTATCGGCGAGTATCTAGCACTCACAGGCGTTACGCTAGATGCTGAAGATGCCTTCTATGCCAATCTAGTAGATTGGATTTTGCCTGCCGAGAAAATTGGTAACTTCATTGAGCAACTCCAAAATCTGCAGGGGGATATTTCAGCATCATCACAGGTAGTCGATATTTTGCACAGCTTAGGTGGACGCAATACGCCAATCAATGCTGCACTTGCTGAAAAACACCCACTGATAGACAGTATTTTTTCTCTACCAAGGGTTGAGCAAGTGATTGCAAAATTAGAGCAAGTTGCGCCCAATGGCCCAGCCTGGTTAGCAGAAACTACCGAGTTGATGAAGAAGCGTTCACCCATTGCCATGGTTGGCGCTCTAGAAACGATTCATCGTGGTAAACATCTTTCTATTTCAGAGTGCTTTGGGATGGAGCTGGCTTTATCTGCTCGCTGGATTGAAGTGGGTGATTTTGTAGAGGGTATTCGAGCTTTGATTATTGATAAAGATAATTCTCCTCAATGGGCTTACACCCTTCCAGAACTGAATGAACAAAAAGTACAAAGCCTGTTTCCATTACTAAGCAAGTATTGA
- a CDS encoding acyl-CoA dehydrogenase family protein, producing MAFLELSEEQVMVQDMARDFAKNELAPHGERWDHEGWIDDAVIAQMGELGLLGMVVPEEWGGANVDYISYALAVEEISAGDGAVGAIMSIHNSVGCGPILKYGSEAQKEAWLHELASGRAIGCFCLTEPQAGSEANNLKTRAVLKDGSWTLNGSKQFVSNGKRAKLAIVFAVTDPELGKKGISAFLVPTDTPGFIVNRVEKKLGIRGSDTCAITLDNCVIPEENILGPRGKGLAIALSNLEGGRIGIAAQALGIARAAFESALKYSKERIQFGVPLIDHPPIAHFLADMHTQINAARLLILQAASMKERGLPCLSEASQAKLFASEMSEVVCSKAIQIYGGYGYLEDYPVERYYRDARITQIYEGTSEIQRLLIARTLKDADF from the coding sequence ATGGCATTTCTTGAACTTTCAGAGGAGCAGGTTATGGTTCAGGATATGGCAAGAGACTTTGCCAAAAATGAACTTGCACCTCATGGTGAGCGCTGGGACCATGAAGGCTGGATAGATGATGCCGTGATTGCCCAGATGGGTGAGTTGGGCCTATTGGGTATGGTTGTCCCGGAAGAATGGGGTGGCGCTAATGTAGACTATATTTCTTATGCTTTAGCGGTAGAAGAGATCTCTGCAGGCGATGGTGCAGTAGGGGCCATTATGAGTATTCATAACTCGGTTGGTTGCGGACCGATTCTCAAATATGGTAGCGAGGCACAAAAAGAAGCATGGCTTCATGAGTTGGCTTCAGGCAGAGCGATAGGATGTTTTTGTTTGACTGAGCCTCAAGCAGGGTCAGAAGCTAATAATTTGAAAACAAGAGCAGTACTTAAAGATGGTTCTTGGACTCTGAATGGTTCAAAGCAGTTTGTCAGTAATGGCAAGCGCGCAAAACTAGCCATTGTTTTTGCGGTAACAGATCCTGAGTTGGGAAAAAAAGGAATCTCCGCTTTTTTAGTTCCAACTGATACGCCAGGATTCATTGTTAATCGAGTGGAAAAGAAATTGGGTATTCGCGGCTCAGATACCTGTGCGATTACCTTAGATAATTGCGTGATTCCGGAAGAAAACATCTTAGGGCCACGCGGTAAGGGCCTTGCGATTGCCTTGTCTAATCTTGAGGGTGGCCGCATTGGTATCGCTGCGCAAGCTTTAGGTATTGCACGCGCTGCATTTGAGTCTGCCCTGAAATACTCTAAAGAGCGTATTCAATTTGGTGTTCCTTTAATTGATCATCCGCCAATCGCTCACTTTTTGGCAGATATGCATACTCAAATAAATGCAGCTCGGTTGCTTATTCTGCAGGCGGCGAGTATGAAAGAGCGTGGCTTACCTTGTTTATCAGAAGCTTCTCAAGCGAAATTATTTGCTTCAGAGATGTCTGAAGTAGTTTGTTCTAAAGCCATTCAGATTTATGGGGGGTATGGATATCTTGAAGACTACCCAGTTGAGCGTTATTACCGAGATGCTCGTATTACTCAAATTTATGAAGGTACTAGCGAAATCCAGCGCCTATTAATTGCCCGCACTTTGAAAGATGCGGATTTTTAA
- a CDS encoding Lrp/AsnC family transcriptional regulator, translating into MKIDTIDLKILNELQNDSSHSNVELAKRVHLSPSPCLMRVKALKDKGVIRNYVALADPKSLGLGLNVFISISLKEQSKEALAEFEQRISEHDEVMECYLMTGDSDYLIRVAVADMAALEKFILEQLTPISGIEKIRSSFALKQVRYKTALPLPK; encoded by the coding sequence ATGAAGATAGATACGATTGATCTCAAAATATTAAATGAACTACAAAATGACAGCTCACATAGCAATGTAGAGCTAGCAAAACGGGTTCATTTATCACCCTCCCCCTGCCTCATGCGCGTCAAGGCACTGAAAGATAAGGGAGTCATTCGCAATTACGTTGCACTCGCAGACCCCAAGTCTTTAGGTCTTGGCTTGAATGTCTTTATCTCAATCAGTCTTAAGGAGCAATCTAAAGAAGCTTTGGCAGAATTTGAACAGCGGATTTCTGAGCATGATGAGGTCATGGAATGCTATCTCATGACCGGCGATAGTGATTACCTCATTCGAGTAGCTGTAGCTGATATGGCTGCATTGGAGAAATTTATCCTAGAACAACTCACGCCAATTTCTGGCATTGAAAAAATTCGGTCTAGCTTCGCACTAAAGCAGGTACGTTATAAGACTGCTTTACCATTACCAAAATAA
- a CDS encoding LysR family transcriptional regulator, translating to MNWDHLQYFLALAKDGRLIVAARSLGVNHTTVSRRIQALEREMGVQLFSRNNLGFELTEAGMQLQNIAHKVEQQINGISKNIGSENTEISGTVRVGATEGFGTFIVGPILYELSKKFPRLSIDLLSLPRIVNLSRREADIAITLQRPTRGPYLVTKLRDYELKLYASNEYLASNPAILSRGDLDKQTFISYVDDLLFSKELSYLDEICKPKQISFRSTSIQSQLQAARVGLGVAVLPSFMVQAQDGLQEILPKDIRIIRSFWMMMPNEYKKVDRMNLVWDCLKKEASG from the coding sequence ATGAATTGGGATCATTTGCAGTATTTCTTGGCGCTTGCAAAAGATGGGCGATTAATTGTGGCGGCCCGTTCTTTAGGGGTAAACCACACCACTGTTTCTAGACGCATTCAGGCTCTGGAACGGGAAATGGGTGTGCAATTATTTAGCCGCAACAACCTTGGTTTTGAGCTCACTGAAGCAGGAATGCAATTACAAAACATTGCTCATAAGGTGGAGCAGCAAATTAATGGCATTAGCAAAAACATTGGCTCTGAAAACACCGAAATAAGCGGAACGGTTCGAGTGGGTGCCACTGAAGGATTTGGTACTTTTATTGTTGGCCCTATTTTGTACGAGTTAAGTAAAAAATTTCCTCGTCTATCAATCGACCTCTTATCCCTTCCGCGTATCGTTAACTTATCACGCAGAGAAGCTGACATCGCCATTACGCTACAAAGACCAACTCGTGGTCCCTATCTCGTTACCAAACTAAGAGACTATGAACTTAAGCTCTACGCATCCAACGAATATCTGGCGTCTAATCCAGCCATACTCTCGCGTGGTGATTTAGATAAGCAAACCTTTATTAGCTATGTCGATGATTTGCTATTTAGCAAAGAGCTCAGCTATTTAGATGAAATTTGCAAACCAAAACAAATTTCTTTTCGGAGTACGAGTATCCAATCTCAGCTCCAGGCAGCCCGCGTTGGGCTTGGTGTAGCGGTACTTCCTAGCTTTATGGTGCAAGCCCAGGATGGTCTGCAAGAAATTCTTCCAAAAGATATTCGTATTATTCGCAGCTTTTGGATGATGATGCCCAATGAGTACAAGAAAGTGGATCGGATGAATTTGGTATGGGATTGCCTTAAAAAAGAGGCTTCAGGGTAA
- a CDS encoding SDR family oxidoreductase produces MSQKNNKVALVTGAGVGIGRAAAKALLQGGYQVVLTGRNLDKLQKAMETIGGNQDNCFAFACDVGKPEQVKKLFAALKERFGRIDVLFNNAGIGAPAIPMEDLTYEQWMDAVNANLSGAFLCSQEAIRMMKAQSPQGGRIINNGSISAHAPRPMSAPYTATKHAISGLTKTISLDGRPFNIACGQIDIGNAATEMTERMAAGIMQADQSIKVEPRMDVDHVGQAVLHMAQLPLESNILSMTIMATNMPFVGRG; encoded by the coding sequence ATGAGTCAGAAAAATAACAAAGTAGCCTTGGTTACTGGAGCTGGTGTTGGCATTGGAAGGGCGGCTGCTAAGGCTCTACTTCAAGGTGGCTATCAAGTCGTATTAACTGGTCGCAATCTAGATAAGCTTCAAAAGGCGATGGAAACTATTGGCGGCAATCAAGATAATTGTTTTGCATTTGCCTGTGACGTAGGTAAGCCTGAGCAAGTGAAGAAATTATTTGCAGCTCTTAAGGAGCGTTTTGGTCGTATTGATGTGCTATTTAACAATGCCGGTATTGGTGCTCCTGCTATCCCCATGGAAGACCTCACATATGAACAATGGATGGATGCCGTCAATGCCAATTTGTCAGGTGCATTTCTGTGTTCACAAGAAGCAATTCGCATGATGAAAGCGCAATCACCGCAAGGCGGCAGAATTATTAACAATGGCTCTATCTCTGCACATGCTCCACGCCCAATGTCAGCACCTTATACCGCTACTAAACATGCCATTAGTGGACTAACAAAAACTATTTCACTTGATGGCCGTCCGTTCAATATTGCTTGTGGCCAAATTGACATTGGTAACGCAGCAACCGAAATGACGGAACGCATGGCAGCAGGCATCATGCAAGCTGACCAGTCGATTAAGGTTGAGCCCCGAATGGATGTAGACCATGTGGGTCAGGCTGTTTTGCACATGGCCCAACTTCCTCTCGAGAGCAATATTCTTTCGATGACTATTATGGCTACCAATATGCCGTTTGTAGGAAGAGGCTAA
- a CDS encoding MFS transporter, producing MSTAHKATPMTAEERKVIFASSLGTVFEWYDFFLYGSLAAIIAKQFFSGLDSGSAFIFALLAFAAGFIVRPFGALVFGRLGDLIGRKYTFLVTILIMGGATFVVGCLPNYATIGVTAPVILISLRMLQGLALGGEYGGAATYVAEHSPAGKRGAYTSWIQMTATIGLFLSLLVILFTREFTGPDFDVWGWRVPFLVSIALLAVSVWIRLSMNESPAFKKMKEEGKLSKAPLTESFGQWKNLKVVLLALFGLVAGQAVVWYTGQFYALFYLTQVLKVDPKTANLLMTAALVIGTPFFVVFGSLSDKIGRKVVIMSGLLLAIILYIPNTPVSIFNGITHFANPALEKAMATAPATITADVNECSFQFNPTGTSKFTSSCDIAKQVMASNSASYTTIPAPAGSVAVVKIGDVEIPGYSAKGLDPAEAKAKDAEFKKAIRDALTKEGYPVKADPAQMNYVMLVILLSILVILATMSYGPIAAMLVEMFPTRIRYTSMSLPYHIGNGWFGGLLPTISFALVAQNGNIYYGLWYPIIIAAMTLVIGVLFVRETKDVDILNMD from the coding sequence ATGTCTACAGCGCATAAAGCTACTCCGATGACTGCCGAAGAGCGCAAAGTTATTTTTGCTTCCTCATTGGGTACGGTCTTCGAGTGGTACGATTTTTTCCTCTACGGTTCACTTGCGGCAATTATTGCTAAGCAATTCTTCTCAGGGCTAGATTCTGGTTCTGCGTTCATTTTCGCTTTGCTTGCGTTTGCCGCTGGTTTCATCGTGCGTCCATTTGGCGCATTGGTGTTTGGTCGCTTAGGTGATTTGATTGGTCGTAAATACACCTTCTTGGTCACGATTTTGATTATGGGCGGCGCTACGTTTGTTGTTGGTTGCTTACCAAACTACGCCACTATTGGCGTTACTGCCCCTGTAATTTTGATTTCCTTGCGTATGCTTCAAGGTTTGGCTTTGGGTGGTGAGTACGGTGGTGCCGCTACTTATGTTGCAGAACATTCCCCCGCTGGCAAACGCGGTGCTTACACCTCATGGATTCAAATGACGGCCACTATTGGTCTGTTCTTATCTTTACTCGTGATTTTGTTTACCCGTGAATTCACTGGCCCAGACTTTGACGTGTGGGGCTGGCGTGTTCCATTCCTAGTATCAATTGCCTTATTGGCTGTTTCTGTATGGATTCGTTTGTCCATGAATGAGTCACCAGCCTTTAAGAAGATGAAAGAAGAGGGTAAGTTATCTAAAGCACCTTTGACAGAATCTTTTGGTCAATGGAAAAACTTAAAAGTCGTGCTTTTGGCGTTATTTGGCTTAGTAGCTGGTCAAGCAGTGGTTTGGTATACCGGTCAGTTCTATGCACTGTTCTACCTTACTCAAGTATTGAAGGTAGATCCTAAGACGGCTAACTTATTAATGACAGCTGCTTTAGTTATTGGCACACCATTCTTCGTAGTGTTTGGTAGCTTGTCTGACAAGATTGGCCGTAAAGTGGTGATTATGAGTGGCTTGTTATTGGCAATTATTTTATACATCCCCAATACACCGGTGTCCATCTTTAACGGCATTACTCACTTCGCTAACCCAGCGTTAGAAAAAGCAATGGCAACAGCGCCAGCAACCATTACTGCTGATGTCAACGAGTGCTCCTTCCAGTTCAATCCTACAGGTACCTCTAAATTCACTAGCTCATGCGATATTGCCAAACAAGTGATGGCCTCTAACTCTGCTAGTTACACTACTATTCCAGCTCCAGCGGGCAGCGTTGCTGTGGTCAAGATTGGTGATGTAGAGATTCCTGGCTACTCAGCTAAGGGACTGGATCCTGCTGAAGCAAAAGCGAAAGATGCTGAGTTTAAGAAGGCAATTCGTGATGCTTTAACTAAAGAAGGTTACCCAGTTAAAGCAGATCCAGCACAAATGAATTATGTGATGTTGGTTATTTTGCTTAGCATTTTGGTAATTTTGGCAACTATGAGTTATGGACCCATCGCTGCAATGTTGGTTGAGATGTTCCCAACTCGTATTCGTTACACCTCTATGTCCTTGCCATACCATATTGGTAACGGTTGGTTCGGCGGCCTCTTGCCAACGATCTCCTTTGCCTTGGTTGCGCAAAACGGTAACATTTACTACGGTCTCTGGTACCCAATCATCATCGCTGCAATGACATTGGTAATCGGTGTTCTGTTTGTACGTGAAACTAAAGATGTAGATATTCTCAACATGGATTAA